A part of Chitinimonas koreensis genomic DNA contains:
- a CDS encoding LysR family transcriptional regulator, whose translation MSTPDFNLLVTLDVLLAEGSVARAARRLRLSPSAMSRALARLRETTGDPLLVRAGRGLVPTPRALALREQVGRLVQEAEAVLRPAGGLALGQLVRVFTLRSRDGFVENFGPRLLARVEAEAPGVRLRFVQKPDKDGAPLRDGEIDLETGVVGPDTAPELRAQALFRDRFIGVVRAGHPLCAGEITPQRYAAGRHVAVSRRGLEKGAIDAALLSLGLERQVGTLVAEFSTALALARASDLIASVPERHSGNLRDGMHSFALPLPLPEFTVSLLWHPRFDADLAHRWLRGCIREVCAAP comes from the coding sequence ATGTCCACGCCCGATTTCAACCTCTTGGTCACCCTCGACGTCCTGCTGGCGGAGGGCAGCGTCGCGCGGGCGGCGCGGCGGCTGCGGCTGAGCCCGTCGGCCATGAGCCGCGCGTTGGCGCGGCTGCGCGAGACCACCGGCGATCCGCTGCTGGTCCGGGCCGGCCGCGGCCTGGTGCCGACGCCGCGCGCGCTGGCATTGCGCGAGCAGGTCGGCCGGCTGGTGCAGGAGGCCGAGGCGGTGTTGCGGCCGGCCGGCGGGCTCGCGCTGGGGCAATTGGTGCGCGTGTTCACGCTGCGCAGCCGCGACGGTTTCGTGGAGAACTTCGGCCCGCGCCTGCTCGCCCGCGTGGAGGCCGAGGCGCCGGGCGTGCGGCTGCGCTTCGTGCAGAAGCCGGACAAGGACGGCGCACCGCTGCGCGATGGGGAGATCGATCTGGAAACCGGCGTGGTCGGGCCGGACACCGCGCCGGAGCTGCGCGCCCAGGCCTTGTTCCGCGACCGCTTCATCGGCGTGGTGCGCGCCGGCCATCCGCTCTGCGCGGGCGAGATCACGCCGCAGCGCTATGCGGCGGGCCGGCACGTGGCGGTGTCGCGTCGCGGCCTGGAGAAAGGCGCGATCGACGCGGCGCTGCTGTCGCTCGGGCTGGAACGGCAGGTCGGCACCCTGGTCGCGGAATTCTCGACCGCGCTGGCGCTGGCCCGCGCCTCCGACCTGATCGCCAGCGTGCCCGAGCGGCACAGCGGCAACCTGCGCGACGGCATGCACAGCTTCGCCTTGCCGCTGCCCTTGCCGGAATTCACCGTGTCGCTGCTATGGCATCCGCGCTTCGATGCCGACCTGGCGCACCGCTGGTTGCGCGGCTGCATCCGCGAGGTCTGCGCGGCGCCGTGA
- a CDS encoding MgtC/SapB family protein, translated as MQALLHFDLASFLDSLVSLATAFVLGSIIGYERQYRQRTAGLRTNTLVAVSAAVFVDMAYRLNGAAGATQVAAYVVSGVGFLGAGTIMKEGLNVRGLNTAATLWGSAAVGACAGADLVAEALLAAIFVLASNTLLRPLVNSINRRPIDDRASEVTYQLCLVVRSDQQKQVLDLLETALAEASYPVGDLEVEPFGEDAVEIKATLLSTSVESAQLERIVAQLSGENHVRQAFWNLSTTE; from the coding sequence ATGCAAGCGCTGTTGCATTTCGACCTCGCCAGCTTCCTCGATTCGCTGGTCAGCCTCGCCACCGCCTTCGTGCTCGGCTCGATCATCGGCTACGAGCGCCAGTACCGGCAGCGCACCGCCGGCCTGCGCACCAACACCCTGGTGGCGGTCAGCGCCGCGGTCTTCGTCGACATGGCCTACCGCCTCAACGGCGCGGCCGGCGCGACCCAGGTGGCGGCCTACGTGGTGTCCGGCGTCGGCTTCCTCGGCGCCGGCACCATCATGAAGGAAGGGCTGAACGTGCGCGGCCTCAACACCGCCGCGACGCTGTGGGGCTCGGCCGCCGTCGGCGCCTGCGCCGGCGCCGACCTGGTGGCCGAGGCGCTGCTGGCGGCGATCTTCGTGCTGGCCTCCAATACCCTGCTGCGGCCGCTGGTCAACTCGATCAACCGCCGGCCGATCGACGACCGCGCCAGCGAGGTGACCTACCAGCTCTGCCTGGTGGTCCGCAGCGATCAGCAGAAGCAGGTGCTGGACCTGCTGGAAACCGCGCTGGCCGAGGCCAGCTACCCGGTGGGCGACCTCGAGGTCGAGCCGTTCGGCGAGGACGCCGTCGAGATCAAGGCCACGCTGCTGTCGACCTCGGTCGAATCGGCGCAGCTGGAGCGCATCGTCGCCCAGCTCTCGGGCGAGAACCATGTTCGGCAGGCGTTCTGGAATCTCAGCACCACGGAGTGA
- a CDS encoding ShlB/FhaC/HecB family hemolysin secretion/activation protein, with protein sequence MPFKDDVASCFPVAAPARAVSLRRAGLLAAFCLLAPGAAFAALPSVTEPGREAPQPVLPQPTPPGQPITVPKASAAQAPAGAEQLTFTLNEMAIEGATAYGPELLRPLYADLIGKRITVADAFKVAGEIELRYRSAGYVTSRVIVPEQTIDQGRFRIVVVEGYVSDIAYDADIGPAKAALAKLLEPLRGVKPINVAEIERRLLLANDLGGLAVRASLEPSPDQVGGSRVVVRAERDAIDGSVSIDNRNTRYLGSHQLSGSLVFNSFGERADRVSLTAKASTPAYRSSAVSAAYDALLSSDGMTGGISATRARSRPGRELAALDVRSKVRNQTATLTYPLIRSRLQNLRLVGEFEHRDVDTDIGGDPFTRDKLRILRVGLSYDRSDDWNGITALRATLHKGLDVMGATDRGADLASRENGRSDFAKLTLDLTRVQQLGERTSLLATFTSQFSADSLLASEEISLGGPTYGRGYDDGEIASDNGIAGSLELRYSPEASFLPGGLQLYTFVDGGRIRAHSGSAPVVRRSISSYGGGLRANLSSVVFATLDLAKPISSPVQSSGDKKARLFFKLTAQY encoded by the coding sequence ATGCCTTTCAAAGACGACGTGGCTTCCTGCTTTCCCGTTGCGGCTCCCGCGCGGGCCGTTTCCCTGCGCCGCGCCGGCCTGCTGGCCGCGTTCTGCCTGCTGGCGCCCGGCGCCGCCTTCGCCGCCCTGCCCTCGGTGACCGAGCCGGGCCGCGAAGCGCCGCAGCCGGTGCTGCCGCAGCCGACTCCGCCCGGCCAGCCGATCACGGTGCCCAAGGCCTCGGCCGCGCAAGCGCCGGCCGGGGCCGAGCAGCTGACGTTCACGCTGAACGAGATGGCGATCGAAGGCGCCACCGCCTACGGTCCCGAGCTGCTCCGCCCGCTCTACGCCGACCTGATCGGCAAGCGCATCACGGTGGCCGACGCCTTCAAGGTCGCGGGCGAGATCGAGCTGCGCTACCGCTCGGCCGGCTACGTCACCTCGCGCGTGATCGTGCCCGAGCAGACCATCGACCAGGGCCGCTTCCGCATCGTGGTGGTCGAGGGCTACGTCTCCGACATCGCCTACGACGCCGACATCGGCCCGGCCAAGGCCGCGCTGGCCAAGCTGCTCGAGCCCCTGCGCGGGGTGAAGCCCATCAACGTGGCCGAGATCGAGCGGCGCCTGCTGCTGGCCAACGACCTCGGCGGCCTCGCCGTGCGCGCCTCGCTCGAACCCTCGCCCGACCAGGTCGGCGGCTCGCGCGTGGTGGTGCGCGCCGAGCGCGACGCCATCGACGGCTCGGTCAGCATCGACAACCGCAATACCCGCTATCTCGGCTCGCACCAGCTGTCGGGCAGCCTGGTGTTCAACTCGTTCGGCGAGCGCGCCGACCGCGTCTCGCTGACCGCCAAGGCCTCGACGCCGGCCTATCGCTCGTCGGCCGTCAGCGCCGCCTACGACGCGCTCTTGAGCAGCGACGGCATGACCGGCGGCATCAGCGCTACCCGCGCGCGTTCGCGCCCGGGCCGCGAACTGGCCGCGCTCGACGTGCGCAGCAAGGTGCGCAACCAGACCGCGACGCTGACCTACCCGCTGATCCGCTCGCGCCTGCAGAACCTGCGCCTGGTCGGCGAATTCGAGCACCGCGACGTCGATACCGACATCGGCGGCGACCCGTTCACGCGCGACAAGCTGCGCATCCTGCGCGTCGGCCTGAGCTACGACCGCAGCGACGACTGGAACGGCATCACCGCGCTGCGCGCCACGCTGCACAAGGGCCTGGACGTGATGGGCGCGACCGACCGCGGCGCCGACCTCGCCTCGCGCGAGAACGGCCGCAGCGACTTCGCCAAGCTGACGCTGGACCTGACCCGGGTACAGCAGCTCGGCGAACGCACCAGCCTCCTGGCCACCTTCACCAGCCAGTTCAGCGCCGATTCGCTGCTGGCCAGCGAAGAGATCTCGCTCGGCGGCCCGACCTACGGCCGCGGCTACGACGACGGCGAGATCGCCTCGGACAACGGCATCGCCGGCTCGCTCGAGCTGCGCTACTCGCCCGAGGCGTCCTTCCTGCCCGGCGGCCTGCAGCTCTACACCTTCGTCGATGGCGGCCGCATCCGGGCGCATTCGGGCAGCGCGCCGGTGGTGCGCCGTTCGATCTCGTCCTACGGCGGCGGCCTGCGGGCCAACCTCAGCAGCGTGGTGTTCGCCACGCTGGACCTGGCCAAGCCGATCAGCAGCCCGGTGCAGAGCAGCGGCGACAAGAAGGCCCGCCTGTTCTTCAAATTGACCGCCCAGTACTAG